Sequence from the candidate division KSB1 bacterium genome:
TGAAAGCTGAACTGTTGTGACGGAGAAAATGCCAGACGGGGTTTCATAAAAAGAATGCGGTTCCAGTTATTGTCGGCGCTGCGTTCACCGTAGATATAGACCATGTGGTAAAGGTTCACCCCCGTTGCCCATTCAGCGACCAATTCCGGCGACAATCGATGTACCCAAAGGAGACGGGTATTGATGCGCAGCTCGTCGCGATCGTCATAATTGGAAGTATCCGGCGTATCGTAACGAAACTTGTTGGCCGAAACAAAAAAAGTTAACGAGTCACGCCGGGCGTACCGGCGCAAAAAAGCGCTGAGCACCAATCGCGAGCTGTTGTTGTCCGGTGTAACAAAAGCGATTCGTGAGGAGAAGGGACGGTCGCCGTCAGCGGCCAAATCATAATGTTGCTGCTGAATCAGATGAGATAGACTGATCAGCGCCTGCCAAGGAGAATTTTGCCATTCTACCGCAGCGTCGTTGGCAATTCGTTGATCGAGGCGTCGGCGACGACGCGCCTGTTCCTTTTCCCGAAGCAGCGCCAACTCAACGGTTTTAAACTCCAACTGCGTGTTGTAGGAAAAGCGCGTCCTCTCACTGAGGCGGTAATGCAGCGTATTGCTGCCGCCTTTGACGGTTTCGCGTTGGCTTTCGACGTCCGCAGCCTCGGAAATATAGTTGTCCCTACGCCGGTCCGAGACAATGAGGCTGATCGAATCGGCAACGCCGGGGGCAAAAGTTCTGCCGACCTTGTACAAAGTCGACAAGTTGGCGTTACGCCGCTGCGGGAAGCGATCTTGATCGATCGAAAAGGCCAATCGGTGATCATAGTCGTGCCACCGCAGGGTGTCGCCGCGGACTTCGCCCCCAAACCAGACGCCGCGGTCGTCGTGGCTCAGTCGTTGCTCGCGCTTCGGTCCGAAAGCAAAACGGGCGGCGATTTTCGGTACCGGCTTCCACTGCGCGCCGAGCAGTGCTGAAGCGCTCTCGAGGTCGTTGGCATAGCCGGACTGCTTGTCAAAAAACTGCAGGCTGCCGGCGCGGGCAAAAGCTCTCAACTTTGGGCTAAAGATGTAGGCTGCCTCGAGATGTAAAGTTTGATCATCTTTCCAGCGATTCCCTTCCGAGGTGGTATGGAGAAGAGAAGATTTGTAGGACTCTTGAATAACAAATTGCCATTTGGGAGACAGCATTTGCAGCCAATTCAGATCGGCAGTCCACAAATAAGAATTGAATTCCTGACGAAAGCCGACACCGGCCTGCCGCTCGTAAGATGAAACAGGCGTTTCTTGGGCATGCAAATTGGAGTACAAAACTATCCACAAAAGAGAAATGTGCGCATGCCGCCGCAAAATGGGCTCCTTTAGGGGTCAATCCGGAGTGATGAAAAAGCCAAGGACAATTCTGCCTTCATCCCGACTTTTCCTCAGTTGAACGGCGATCGGTTTCCGAATTTTGCGGTTCTTCGGGGAGGACCGCACCTCCCGAGATAATGAGTTTTAGAGCCTCCTCTAGTGAAAGGTCCAGCTCATAAACATCCTTTTTGGGAACGAAAAGCAAAAAGCCGGAAGTAGGATTGGGAGTTGTAGGCAAAAAAACACTGTAGCATTCTTGATTGAAATGCCGCCGGATCGTCTGTTGTACGGCGCCGCCGGCTTCTTGAGAAATGAATCCCACGGCATACATTCCAGGCCGCGGATATTCGATGAGGACGGCGCGCTGCATCGTTTCCTTTTTTTCGGGAGAAAAAACAAAAGCGATCTGGCGCAGCGTTGAATAAATGTGCCGAATGATCGGCAGCTTGTGCAGCAGCCGGTCGCTCCAGCGCAGCAGCATACGGCCGACAAAGTTGCGTGCCGTTATACCGGTCAGCAGCAGCACCAACAAGAGGGCGGGAATTCCGACTCCAGGAATAGTCCGAACCGGCTCATTCGGCCAAATAATCGGCGACAACAATCGGCTGACCGGCTCGTTGAGCAGGCCGTCCAGCCACAAAAAAAGCCGTATGACGATCCAAGCCGTCACCACGATGGGGACGAGGGAAAACAATCCGGCGGTCAAGGTTTTACGAAGTTTTACCGGTAAGGACTTTATCGTGTTGCGGGGCATGACGAGGAAAAAGAAAGCGGCCTATTGAATGCGGACGATGACTTCATCGGGCTCGGCATATCCGTTACGGATTGCCTCCTCCTTGAGGCGTCGAACATCGGAACGCAGAGCATCGATTTCAGCCTGCAGAGCTTTCATACGGGCTTGCGCTTCCTCTAACTGTTTCTGCAGGACGATGTTTTCATGCTTTAACCGTGCCTGATTGATGAAACCCGCTCTTTCGAAAACGAAAGAATAGATGACGAGCCCGATCCCGATGGCGAGCCATGTCCGCGGATTGGTTAGCAGCCGAACCAGAAATGACCAAAAGCGGTGTCTCATTCGACAATCCGAAAAAAGCGTCGAGGCAGATTTGCCTCGACGCAGTTGGATTTACTTTACTTTTTTGTATCCGTAAACGGCCGTATCGCCGAGTTCCTCTTCGATGCGGATGAGCTGATTGTACTTGGCGATTCGGTCGGAACGGCTCATCGAACCGGTCTTGATTTGTCCGGCATTGACGGCTACGGCAATGTCGGCAATGGTCGAGTCCTCGGTTTCGCCCGAACGATGGGAGATCACCGTCGTCCAGCCGGCGCGGTGCGCCATTTCGACGGCGTCCAGCGTTTCGGTCAGCGTGCCGATCTGATTGACTTTGATGAGAATTGAATTGGCGCATCCTTCCTTGATGCCGCGCGCCAGATACTCGACGTTGGTCACGAAAATGTCGTCTCCGACCAGTTGGATTTTATTACCGAGCATGTCGGTCAAAATCTTCCAGCCGGTCCAGTCATTTTCGGCCATTCCGTCTTCGATCGAATCGATGGGGTATTTAGCCACCAGCGAAGCAAGATACTCGGCCTGTTCCTGAGGCGTGCGTTTGGCGCCCTTGGGTCCTTCGAATTTAGTATAGTCGTAAACGCCGTCGATAAAAAATTCAGAAGCGGCGGGATCGAGGCGAATGGTGATATCCTTCCCCGGTTTGTAGCCCGCTTTTTCGATCGCGGCAACGATGCTTTCGAGCGCATCCTCGGTGCCTTTCAAAAGCGGTGCAAATCCGCCTTCATCGCCGACGGCGGTGCTCAATCCGCGGCTTTTGAGTACCTTTTTGAGGGTATGAAAGACTTCGGCACCCCACCGGACAGCTTCTTTGAGAGAAGGAGCGCCGACGGGACAGATCATGAACTCCTGAAAGGCAATAGGAGCATCCGAGTGCGAGCCGCCGTTGATGATGTTCATCATCGGCATGGGCAGCACCTTGGCGTTGACGCCGCCGATGTAACGGTAAAGCGGCAATCCAAAGTAATTGGCCGCGGCTTTTGCTGTAGCCAAAGAAACGCCCAAAATGGCATTGGCGCCAAGCTTGGCTTTGTTTTTAGTGCCGTCCAGTTCAATCAGAAGCGAGTCGATTTCCACCTGCTCCGTCGCGTCTTCGCCGATCAACTCTTTGGCAATAATCTCATTGACGTTCTCGACGGCTTTGGTGACCCCCTTGCCCATAAAGCGGTTCGGATCGCCGTCGCGCAGTTCGATCGCTTCGTTCTCGCCGGTCGATGCGCCGGAAGGAACGGCGGCGCGGCCCAAAGTACCGTCTTCCAATTGTACATCTACTTCGATCGTCGGATTGCCGCGCGAATCGAGAATCTCACGCGCGAATACATCAACAATAGTCGTCATCATGCCTCCTTGATATTTAAAAACGTAAGCTGATCAATTAATGGTTTGCGGTTAAATATACAACTTTTTCCCGCGACCACCAATAGAATAATTAACCTGTTAGAGAATCCCCATCACTCCCGCCAGCCAGACAAAGAGAACGCCGGCGACGGCGCAAAAAGCATTGACCACATCATTGTTGATCCAACGGTAACCACGGAAAAAAAGGGTCGGTTGTTTCCGGCAGTGAATGCGTTTTTCGGTGGTTTTACCGCAGCTCGGGCACTGATATTGCGCTTGTACGGTTGCCCCCAAAAGGCTGTCCACAAAGCTGCCCGCCAACCCGGCAAAGGCTACGACAACTGCTTCCGCAAAGCCGAAGGCGCGCGGCGAAGCGTGCGGGCTGCACAAATAGCCGACCGTCGACAGCACGATCGATCCGAGCAGCGCGCCGGTAGTGCCGACGGCGGAAATTCCGCCGGAGGTGCCCATGGCGACCGGCCGAAAGGTCAGGATCGAACGCGGGTTACCGCGCGCCATCACGCCGATTTCCGTCGCCCAAGTATCGGCCGTAACCGCCGCCAGCGAAGCAATGTAAAGGACGTAGAAAAAATTGTTCTTGCTGAAATACCAAAATAGAAGCATCAAACCGGCAATTCCGCCGTTGGCCAGCACCTGGCCGATGTCGCGGCGGCTGCCCTTTTCGAAGATCTGCTCCAGCTTTTGTTTGCGTATTCGGCCCATTTTGCTGATGGCGCTCGAAATGAGAAAAAAGGTCAAAATGGGCAGAGCGAACTTCCAACCGCCGGCGCCAAAGACCAGTGTACCCAAAAGAAAGAGCGCCACGGATCCGCCGCCGTTCAAAAAGCGCAATCGATAGGATAACACCCCCATACCTGCAGCGAGCGCCATGCCGAAGAAAAACATCAGGGCTTGTGACCACGGTTCGTTGAGAAGATAGTAGAGCGCAAAGGCGCTGCTCAAAGGAACCGAGAGATTGTCCGACCCCCAGGCCGAAATCATTTCCGAGGCCATGGCAATCATTGCGACGGCGACGGCGATCCACACGATCTGAGAAACCGACAAGTCAAGTACTCTGATGTGGCGTGCGACCCAAAAGGAAGCCGTCACCAACAGCAGGGTCACCGTAAACATGGTTGCAGAACCCTGCACCGTCTTTTTTTCCGGCCCCAGATGCAAAACGATAGGCCGCTTTGTCCGCTCCCCGACAATCGCGGCAGCAGCGTCCGAAAGGGCCATGATCAACATCGCCGTGACCAAAACAAGCTTGTGATGATTCCACAGAGTAACGGTCAAAATAACAAACGATATCGGATAGAATACCGTCCCGTAGGTGTGGCGGACCGTGCCGTGCATTCCCTTGAAAAATCCCCTTTTTACGGCGATAAAGTCGACGACGGCAAAAAAGAGTCCCAATGTGACCATAGGCCACATGGAATCCAATACGAACGGCGTCGCGGCAACCAATACACCGACCAGCATGTGAACGATTTTACGCGTGGCTTCGGGGGACCAATGAAAAAAGCGCCGAATGCTTTCGGCAATCAACAAAACCCCCAATACAGCGCCGGCGAAAATAAAGAGGTACTTGAAATCGTTTGCAGTCATTTCAGACGAGCAGCTGAAAGATATGATTATTGTGTCGTATGTTACGACTTTTTACTATAAAATCCAAAAAATAAATCGTCGCTGCCAATACGAGGCCTGCAGAAGGCATCGCTCAATCTCTGGTAAAAAATCCCCAAGTTATCCACATTTTAAAAATCAAGCTTTTTTTCTGCGATAATAGAATATTTTACATGCCGCATCTAAAAAACAGTGCCTTAAGATTATCTTAACAATTCTCTAATGAACCATGAAAAATTATTTTCCATATAGCATACGATCTAATATTTTGATATTATTATAATTGCGATAAGCGGTCAAAAGATTTCCAAGTGCCTATTATTAAGGTAATAATAATTCACTTTTAAGTGGTAGAAACATGATGGATAGCCGGAGGCGATCAGACAACAAAGGAAGAAGAAATTCGCAGGAAACCCACAAGTTATCCACATTTTCGAGGAAAAAACGACTAGCGCATAATCGTCATTTTGCTGAAAGCTTCGGTCGTCTTGCCCTCACGGGAGGCGACGGCTTTAAATATGTAAACGCCGTTTGCCGGTCGATCGCCGTCTGCATCAAGACCGTCCCAATACAGCCGCTGATAGCCGGCGCCCAACATGCCCGCTTCGATCGTGCCGATCAATCGGCCGGCCAGAGTATAAATTTTGATCGCCACTTCCGCCGGTTCGCTGAGTTCAAAGCTGATTTCACCGTCGCGGCTGACGGGATTGGGATAGATCAACAGATTGCGAATTTTCAGCTGATCTTCGACGACGAAACGCAACGTTGCAGCAGCGCGATTTCGTGCCGCGTCCACAGCTTGTATTTCGAGGCGGTGTTCTCCGGGCGCCAGCATCGGGGAGTAATGCAAAAGGCAACAGCCGTTACCGTTTGCTTCCAGAGCAAGCTCTCCGGATTTAAAAGAAACTCGCCTCCCGTCAAGGGTCACCGTAACAGCAGTTGTATCGGCCAACGGTTCCGGATTGTTATCGAGAATAAGCGCCTTGATCTTCGGCTGCGCCGCCACCCAGTCGCCGTCAAAAATCTCGCGATCATCGACCGTGAGATGAATCTGCGGAGGTTTATCATCTGCCAATACGAACAAAGAAACCGTCAAGCGGTTGTTGCCCTTGGTTAACTCGATGAGCTCACGGCGCGGATCGACGGTTAGAATAAAATCATTGCGTCCCGGTTTGTCGGCGATCCATTGCTGTCGGAAGGGAAAATAGCGGTCAATGCCGATTGCCGGAATAGTCAGTTCGCCGACTATTCGCCGCGTCTCTCCGTTCTTTTGTACAATCTCAAGAACCGTGGAACCGGACTCGCTCAAACCGATGTTGTAGAGATCGCCGAAAAAGGTGATGGTTGACCCCACCATTACCGTATCGGCCGATATGCTGAAGAGGTGAGCCGATAGCGCCAAATCGGGGGGAGGATCATAGAGGACACTCCATTTGGTCAACGTAGGAGAATCTTTTCCCTGCCCCAGCGTCATTTCTGCAGACAAAACCAGATAGGGATATTCATGCGGATCGATAAAGCCGAGGTCCACGTTTCCCAACGATCCTTCCCATAAGAGCGCTTCGCCG
This genomic interval carries:
- a CDS encoding DUF502 domain-containing protein; this translates as MTAGLFSLVPIVVTAWIVIRLFLWLDGLLNEPVSRLLSPIIWPNEPVRTIPGVGIPALLLVLLLTGITARNFVGRMLLRWSDRLLHKLPIIRHIYSTLRQIAFVFSPEKKETMQRAVLIEYPRPGMYAVGFISQEAGGAVQQTIRRHFNQECYSVFLPTTPNPTSGFLLFVPKKDVYELDLSLEEALKLIISGGAVLPEEPQNSETDRRSTEEKSG
- a CDS encoding septum formation initiator family protein; translation: MRHRFWSFLVRLLTNPRTWLAIGIGLVIYSFVFERAGFINQARLKHENIVLQKQLEEAQARMKALQAEIDALRSDVRRLKEEAIRNGYAEPDEVIVRIQ
- the eno gene encoding phosphopyruvate hydratase, producing MTTIVDVFAREILDSRGNPTIEVDVQLEDGTLGRAAVPSGASTGENEAIELRDGDPNRFMGKGVTKAVENVNEIIAKELIGEDATEQVEIDSLLIELDGTKNKAKLGANAILGVSLATAKAAANYFGLPLYRYIGGVNAKVLPMPMMNIINGGSHSDAPIAFQEFMICPVGAPSLKEAVRWGAEVFHTLKKVLKSRGLSTAVGDEGGFAPLLKGTEDALESIVAAIEKAGYKPGKDITIRLDPAASEFFIDGVYDYTKFEGPKGAKRTPQEQAEYLASLVAKYPIDSIEDGMAENDWTGWKILTDMLGNKIQLVGDDIFVTNVEYLARGIKEGCANSILIKVNQIGTLTETLDAVEMAHRAGWTTVISHRSGETEDSTIADIAVAVNAGQIKTGSMSRSDRIAKYNQLIRIEEELGDTAVYGYKKVK
- a CDS encoding DUF92 domain-containing protein, giving the protein MTANDFKYLFIFAGAVLGVLLIAESIRRFFHWSPEATRKIVHMLVGVLVAATPFVLDSMWPMVTLGLFFAVVDFIAVKRGFFKGMHGTVRHTYGTVFYPISFVILTVTLWNHHKLVLVTAMLIMALSDAAAAIVGERTKRPIVLHLGPEKKTVQGSATMFTVTLLLVTASFWVARHIRVLDLSVSQIVWIAVAVAMIAMASEMISAWGSDNLSVPLSSAFALYYLLNEPWSQALMFFFGMALAAGMGVLSYRLRFLNGGGSVALFLLGTLVFGAGGWKFALPILTFFLISSAISKMGRIRKQKLEQIFEKGSRRDIGQVLANGGIAGLMLLFWYFSKNNFFYVLYIASLAAVTADTWATEIGVMARGNPRSILTFRPVAMGTSGGISAVGTTGALLGSIVLSTVGYLCSPHASPRAFGFAEAVVVAFAGLAGSFVDSLLGATVQAQYQCPSCGKTTEKRIHCRKQPTLFFRGYRWINNDVVNAFCAVAGVLFVWLAGVMGIL